A window of the Gemmatirosa kalamazoonensis genome harbors these coding sequences:
- a CDS encoding MOSC domain-containing protein, protein MTPPPTAPRTLGRVAELRVYPIKSLGGVRLERATVGDLGFAGDRRWMLVADDGVFYTQRALPRMALVHATPTDGGVHVTAPGQEPLTVAPPPPGTTRRRVRVWADIVDAETYGGDVDAWFSEALGRPAHLVYMPDDVRRRVDPTYAGPDDRAAFADAFPVLIVSRESLADLNAHLVAHGASAVGMERFRPNVVVEGVDAPFAEDGWRDVSLGGVALRVAKPCARCVLTTVDPATGRASARGEPLRTLATYRRRGENVLFAQNALVVRGGDVAVGDVVTESGRRATVPDND, encoded by the coding sequence GTGACGCCGCCTCCCACCGCCCCACGCACGCTCGGCCGGGTGGCCGAGCTGCGCGTGTACCCGATCAAGTCGCTCGGCGGCGTGCGGCTCGAGCGCGCCACCGTCGGCGACCTCGGATTCGCCGGCGACCGGCGCTGGATGCTGGTGGCCGACGACGGCGTGTTCTACACGCAGCGCGCGCTGCCGCGGATGGCGCTCGTGCACGCCACCCCGACCGACGGCGGCGTGCACGTCACCGCCCCGGGCCAGGAGCCGCTGACCGTCGCGCCGCCGCCGCCCGGCACCACGCGCCGCCGCGTGCGCGTGTGGGCCGACATCGTGGACGCGGAGACGTACGGCGGCGACGTCGACGCGTGGTTCTCCGAGGCGCTCGGCCGACCCGCGCATCTCGTGTACATGCCCGACGACGTGCGCCGCCGCGTCGATCCGACGTACGCCGGTCCCGACGACCGTGCCGCGTTCGCCGACGCGTTCCCGGTGCTGATCGTGTCGCGCGAGTCGCTGGCCGACCTCAACGCGCACCTCGTCGCACACGGCGCGAGCGCGGTCGGCATGGAGCGGTTCCGCCCGAACGTCGTGGTGGAGGGCGTCGACGCGCCGTTCGCCGAGGACGGCTGGCGCGACGTGTCGTTAGGCGGCGTGGCGCTGCGCGTGGCGAAGCCGTGCGCGCGCTGCGTGCTCACGACGGTGGACCCCGCCACCGGGCGCGCGTCGGCGCGCGGCGAGCCGCTGCGCACGCTCGCCACGTACCGGCGCCGCGGCGAGAACGTCCTCTTCGCGCAGAACGCCCTCGTCGTGCGCGGCGGCGACGTCGCGGTCGGTGATGTCGTGACGGAGAGCGGGCGGCGGGCAACGGTGCCGGACAACGACTAG
- a CDS encoding SDR family oxidoreductase, with translation MHISLRPIGEQVVVVVGASSGIGRTTARPAAERGARVVLAARNEHDLASAVDEIRARGGRAVHQVADVADAGQVERIAETAVREFGRIDTWVNAAGVGLYGKVMDVSMEDMRRQFDVIYWGTVHGSRTAVQRMGRDGGAIVNVASALADRAIPLQGNYCAAKHAVKAFTDALRMELHADGVPISITLIKPASIDTPLFQKAKSYMGVEPQPIPPVYVPEVVAEAILEAAAKPVRELIAGGAAVQLPIAEALAPGLTDRYMERKMFDTQKTDRPVGERPDNLYAPVADDGGERGRNWEGDTKDSSLYTSAVLHPRLTAVAGAVGVGVLLAGVLGARRRSEAPPAESV, from the coding sequence ATGCACATCTCCCTGCGTCCGATCGGAGAGCAGGTCGTCGTCGTGGTCGGCGCGTCGAGCGGGATCGGCCGCACGACGGCGCGACCCGCGGCGGAGCGCGGGGCGCGCGTCGTGCTCGCCGCGCGCAACGAGCACGACCTCGCGTCGGCGGTCGACGAGATCCGCGCGCGCGGCGGACGCGCCGTCCACCAGGTGGCCGACGTCGCGGACGCCGGGCAGGTGGAGCGCATCGCGGAGACGGCGGTGCGCGAGTTCGGCCGCATCGACACGTGGGTGAACGCGGCGGGCGTCGGCCTCTACGGCAAGGTGATGGACGTGTCGATGGAGGACATGCGCCGACAGTTCGACGTCATCTACTGGGGCACGGTGCACGGCAGCCGCACGGCGGTGCAGCGCATGGGACGCGACGGCGGCGCGATCGTGAACGTGGCGAGCGCGCTCGCCGACCGCGCGATCCCGCTGCAGGGGAACTACTGCGCGGCGAAGCACGCGGTGAAGGCCTTCACCGACGCGCTGCGCATGGAGCTGCACGCCGACGGCGTCCCCATCTCGATCACGCTCATCAAGCCGGCGTCGATCGACACGCCACTGTTCCAGAAGGCGAAGAGCTACATGGGCGTCGAGCCGCAGCCGATCCCGCCGGTGTACGTGCCCGAGGTCGTCGCGGAGGCGATCCTCGAGGCGGCGGCGAAGCCGGTGCGCGAGCTGATCGCCGGCGGCGCGGCGGTCCAGCTGCCGATCGCGGAGGCGCTCGCACCGGGGCTCACGGATCGGTACATGGAGCGCAAGATGTTCGACACCCAGAAGACCGATCGACCGGTGGGCGAGCGCCCCGACAACCTGTACGCGCCGGTGGCGGACGACGGCGGAGAGCGCGGCCGCAACTGGGAGGGCGACACGAAGGACTCGAGCCTGTACACGAGCGCGGTGCTGCACCCTCGGCTCACGGCCGTGGCGGGCGCGGTCGGCGTCGGCGTGCTGCTCGCCGGCGTGTTAGGCGCGCGCCGCCGGAGCGAGGCGCCGCCGGCCGAGTCGGTGTAG